The Effusibacillus lacus DNA window GTATCGCCAGGAGCAGCAGTTTGCTCGTCTTGGGGTACCCTTGTCCCGTCAGACGCTGGCGAACTGGATGATCCACGGCGCAGACAAGTGGCTTAGACTATTGTACCATCGCATGCATGAGCATCTGCTGAAGCAGGACATCCTGCACGCCGATGAAACAACCGTGCAGGTGCTTCGTGAACCGGGGCGGTCCGCGGAGACGACTTCGTAC harbors:
- a CDS encoding IS66 family transposase; amino-acid sequence: YRQEQQFARLGVPLSRQTLANWMIHGADKWLRLLYHRMHEHLLKQDILHADETTVQVLREPGRSAETTSY